In Terriglobia bacterium, the following proteins share a genomic window:
- the queG gene encoding tRNA epoxyqueuosine(34) reductase QueG has product MLTAEDIKEKARSLGFDVVGVSGIGPFPESVFYSTWLEKGYGGEMHYLERQEAAKMTPGSVLSGARSVIVCAMNYNAAQPRTAFDRMRAWVSRYAWGEDYHEAMKAKVRGIAAWIEENSPRKTKAYIDTGPLLERVYAKYAGIGWFGKNTCIIHPKAGSWLFLGCILTDLELATDTPAPDRCGTCTRCIDACPTQAIVEPYVLDSRKCIAYTTIELRGEIPEAEREGIGHHLFGCDICQDVCPWNRKSPLSANPDFQPKPGLFWPEIDRLLDLSEDEWRLMIRGTSMKRAKIKGLLRNLMVVAGNSGVKEFLPKLRKFVTHEDEQVRSHAEWASRRLKD; this is encoded by the coding sequence ATGTTGACTGCCGAAGATATCAAAGAGAAGGCCAGATCGCTCGGTTTTGATGTGGTGGGCGTGTCGGGTATCGGGCCGTTCCCCGAATCTGTCTTCTATTCCACATGGCTGGAGAAGGGATACGGCGGCGAGATGCATTATCTCGAACGCCAGGAAGCCGCCAAGATGACGCCCGGCTCGGTCCTGTCCGGCGCCCGTTCCGTGATCGTCTGTGCGATGAACTACAACGCCGCGCAGCCTCGAACCGCGTTCGACCGCATGCGTGCCTGGGTCTCACGCTATGCCTGGGGCGAGGACTATCACGAAGCGATGAAGGCAAAAGTCCGCGGGATCGCGGCCTGGATCGAAGAGAACTCTCCACGAAAGACGAAGGCTTACATCGACACCGGTCCTCTGCTGGAGCGTGTCTACGCGAAGTATGCCGGCATCGGCTGGTTCGGCAAGAATACCTGCATCATCCATCCCAAGGCGGGATCGTGGCTGTTTCTCGGCTGCATCCTCACGGATCTCGAGCTTGCGACGGACACGCCCGCTCCGGATCGATGCGGAACCTGCACGCGGTGCATCGACGCGTGTCCGACGCAGGCCATCGTCGAACCTTACGTTCTGGACAGCCGGAAGTGCATCGCCTACACGACAATCGAATTGCGCGGAGAAATTCCGGAAGCCGAGCGCGAAGGCATTGGCCATCATCTTTTCGGATGCGATATCTGCCAGGATGTGTGTCCGTGGAATCGCAAATCACCACTCTCCGCGAATCCGGATTTTCAGCCGAAGCCGGGTTTGTTCTGGCCCGAGATCGACCGGCTTCTCGACTTGAGTGAGGATGAATGGCGGCTGATGATTCGCGGCACTTCGATGAAGCGCGCGAAGATCAAGGGGCTGCTTCGTAACTTGATGGTTGTCGCGGGAAACTCGGGGGTCAAGGAATTCCTGCCCAAGCTTCGGAAATTCGTCACGCACGAAGACGAGCAGGTGCGGTCCCATGCGGAATGGGCCAGCCGCCGGTTAAAAGACTGA
- a CDS encoding homoserine dehydrogenase, with amino-acid sequence MKDHINIGIIGLGTVGTGTLRILRDNAELIRRRVGAPIEVTKIAVRNIHADRGITVDPALLTTNASAVVENPDIDVVVELIGGEEPAKTLILAAIARGKHVVTANKALLATHGPAIHMAARTAGVSVGFEASVAGGIPVIKTLKEALAANRILSIYGIINGTSNYILTKMTDEGRSFSDVLAEAQRAGYAEADPAFDVGGIDTAHKLAILVNLAFDAEAPLKDIFTEGITAITPLDIDFGRTLGYKVKLLAIAKMHDGKVEARVHPTMVPDTYPIAKVGGVYNAIQIVGDACQDIMLYGRGAGALPTGSAVVADIMDIAKQILEGGAAISSRPRAAALALRRPPLQPMHSVTSLYYLRLMALDQPGVLSQISGILGQHRISIAQMIQRGRKEGGSVPLVIMTHTAIESDIQQALVEIKALSCVTEEPALIRVEGDEP; translated from the coding sequence TTGAAGGACCACATTAATATCGGGATCATCGGTCTCGGCACCGTCGGGACGGGTACTCTGCGCATCCTGCGCGATAACGCGGAATTGATCCGGAGGCGTGTGGGCGCGCCCATCGAAGTCACGAAAATCGCGGTGCGGAACATCCATGCCGATCGCGGCATCACGGTCGATCCGGCGTTACTGACCACGAACGCCTCAGCCGTGGTCGAGAATCCCGATATCGACGTCGTTGTGGAGCTGATCGGTGGCGAAGAGCCCGCCAAAACCCTGATCCTTGCGGCCATCGCCCGCGGCAAACATGTGGTCACGGCGAACAAGGCGCTCCTTGCCACCCACGGACCAGCGATCCATATGGCTGCCCGCACTGCCGGGGTGAGCGTCGGATTCGAAGCGAGCGTGGCCGGCGGAATTCCCGTCATCAAAACGCTGAAAGAAGCTCTCGCCGCCAACCGGATTCTGTCGATTTACGGAATTATCAACGGAACTTCGAATTACATTCTCACCAAGATGACCGACGAGGGGCGTTCGTTCTCCGACGTGCTCGCCGAAGCGCAGCGCGCCGGATATGCCGAAGCCGATCCGGCGTTTGATGTGGGCGGCATCGATACAGCCCATAAACTCGCCATTCTGGTGAACCTGGCATTCGATGCCGAGGCTCCGCTCAAGGATATTTTCACAGAAGGAATTACGGCGATCACTCCGCTCGATATCGATTTCGGAAGAACGCTCGGATATAAGGTCAAGCTGCTCGCGATCGCCAAAATGCACGACGGAAAAGTCGAGGCGCGCGTCCACCCGACTATGGTTCCGGATACATATCCCATTGCGAAGGTCGGCGGTGTCTACAATGCCATTCAGATCGTGGGTGACGCGTGTCAGGACATCATGCTCTACGGGCGGGGCGCCGGCGCGCTGCCGACCGGAAGCGCCGTTGTTGCGGATATCATGGATATCGCGAAGCAAATACTGGAAGGAGGGGCGGCCATTTCATCAAGGCCGCGCGCTGCCGCGCTTGCGCTCCGCCGACCGCCCCTGCAGCCGATGCATTCCGTCACGAGTCTCTACTATCTGAGATTGATGGCGCTCGATCAACCCGGCGTGTTGTCGCAGATTTCGGGAATTCTCGGCCAGCATCGAATCAGCATTGCCCAGATGATCCAGCGCGGCCGGAAGGAGGGAGGCTCGGTGCCTCTCGTGATCATGACGCATACCGCCATCGAAAGCGACATTCAGCAAGCCCTGGTCGAAATCAAAGCGCTTTCATGTGTGACCGAAGAGCCGGCTCTGATCCGCGTTGAAGGGGATGAGCCGTAG